The sequence TTCCTTACAGGAATGAATTTATCCTTTTCCTGACCTTTCAGTATCAAATAATTCCCATACTCATTGCTTGGAAGCAAATCCCTTACTCCCGGAAAGGTCTCCCTTAGCAAATTCACATAATCCATTTTCTTAAAAATCTTAAAGTATATTCCAAGTCCTGCTTTAAATCCTTTATACAAGAGGTTTTCTTCCAAATCAAAGTAAGGAATCTTACCTCCTCCCCAAAAATAATAAGATTTAACAACACCTGAATTAGGCGTTCCGATCATTATAATTTTATCTACATCATTTCTATATCTTTTCCCTTGAATATATGCTCTCGCTACCAGCCCTCCCATACTATGGCAAATTAAATTTACCTTCTTGCTGCTGGAGATCCTCTTGGCTTTTTCAATGGTCGGAATTAAATATTTTTCACTTGAGAATTCACATGTATTCTTCCAATCATAAAAAGCTATAAACAGGCTCTGATTTTCTATATATCCCATGCTTAAAAGGGTTTTTATAAAGGGAACATATATCTTTGAAGCCAATCCAAAGGAGAACTCTCCTGTTCCCCTTATAACATCGTTTCCCATAGAACCAAAAAGTCCCGGTATAAATATTAAAGGATTATCCATATACACTCCTCCATTAATTTTTATTACCAGGATATTCTTTTTAACTATGGTTTAGAATAATATTTTTTAAATCTGATTTTCATTCATTATCAGTTGTATTTGCTTTTTGGGCTCTTCCTTCCCTTACCAGATTCCATTGATCCCTCGCCATTTCTTCAATAACAGGATTTTTATTGTTTCTGCAAACGGTAAATACCGTATTGAACCAATTCAATGCCTTTTCATTTTCTCCAAGCCTTCTTGACAATTCTCCTATTAAATATGATAAAGTTACCTCATCATAGCCGTTCTCCCTTAAATCTTCCTTATAATAAGATTCTTCAAATAGATCTCTTCCGTATCTTAGAAATCTTTTCTCTTCATTATCAATTCCCTGTATTCTATACAGCCAGCCTATTCTTAAGCAAATATTTCCCAATTCAACTTTACTCTTCTTTATAATTTCTCCGCAATATAAAGCTAATTTATAAATATTTACCGCATCTTCGAAAGATCTTTCTGGTTTCAGATCTCTTTTGTGCCATTTAGGAGTTACATTTCTCAATATAATACTCTTCCCGGAAGGCTTTATTTTATCAAATCTCTTCTCCATAGCAGCATATCCGCAAAACGGACATAAAAACACTTCATATTTTAAGGGATGTTCTTCTCCCTTATAATAATTTAAAAAATCCTCGTCTCTTTTCACAAGTTTTAGTTTAGATGTTTTAACTTTAGTCGTCATAAATTCTTTATTGCATACGGGACATTTAACTTTTTTTTCGTATATCATTGTTTTGTCAACCAATTAATTATATTCCTCCTAATTTATTAATCATTTGTACAAATCCGTGAAGTTTATTGATCCTCCGGTATTTCTTCTTCTATATGAGAACTGTCCAAACTTTCTTCCTCTGTAAAGGTATTGGATGCATCTTCCTTCTGTGGGTTTACTTTGTATATATAATTTTTAGGTGTATAGAAATCTGAAGTAATAAGCTCTTTTTTTGTTACTTCCCCATTTTTTGAAACAACTTTATAGGTTTTCACCTTGTACCCGTTTCTACCTTTTTGAACCAGCTGTTTAGTCCCCGGTTTTAATGAAGTATCAACAACCGTCTCTTCTTGAGCCTGAACTTTTTCAACCGGATCTGAAACTAAATCAATATCATAGTCTTTAACATTTCTATCTCCATAAATATATACATATACTCTGCTGCCGGAAACTCTCGTATAAATATATATGGGAAAATCAAATTCATTCTGAAATTTCAAATCCAAATATCCATATGAAACCGCCGCATCATGGCCGTAATTTACATAGGTCGCCGGTATGGAATGATGATGCCTTTCCATTATATTTATATCGGCACGGACCAAAGCATTATAAAGGGTTGTAGACATCTGGCACACTCCGCCTCCCACTCCGGGAGTAAACTCTCCCGATACTATGACATTTGCCTCCTTATATCCGAATTTTTTGTCCCTCGGGCCTGTAATATTATTAAAAGAAACGGATTCTTTAGGCATAATCACTTTATTATTTATTGATTTGGCAGATATAGTAATATTCTCGATTCTATCCCTGCTGCTCCCCTTGAAAGAAGTGGAGAATTCCCCGATAACACCGTTTATCCTTGACAGAAGAGCTTTGGTCTTCGTCGGAACTGATTGTTCAACATCAATGGTTATTTCCTTTAAATCATTCATATTGTTTTCAATATCTTTAATCAGTTTTTCCGTATTTACTTTTCTTCCTGTTGTTTCTTCCGTAATTGAAAAATTTTTTCCGTTAAAAGAAATATCGGCATCTTTTCCTTCCATATCTATAGCCTGAGCAATTCCTTCAACTGTTTTTTTTATCTTCTGGGGATTATATGTCCATTGAAGCTCTATTTCTGCACCATGTTTTTTAGTATCATATATATCCCTAATTCTTTTTAAAACAGAACCGCTCCTTCCAATATTGTGTCCTTCTTCCACTCCCTTTTTATAATCATAATTAAATTCCAAATCTTTCAACATGATTTTATACGTCTTATTTTCATATCTCAGAGTCATATTTTTTTCTTCTATTTGTTTTTCCAACTTGTCCTGAAGAAATTTTAAGGCTTGTTCCTCATTCATATTTCCTACGTCATAGTTGTTAATCTTTACCCCTTCATATATTGTTTTAGTATTCAACTTAGAATATAAAACAAAAAATTCTATTCCAAATATTATAACTATAATTCCAAGTATAATCAAAAGCATGTTTTTTATTTTTGTTTTTTCCATGACAAACCTCCATCTTTTCTATATTGCTTTTACTAAAATTATGATATGTATTAAAAGGAAAAAACAGAAGATAAAATTTATTTCTCCCAGTATAATTCAATATGATCTCCATCTTTTAATCTTTCCATATATTCGGGAGTTTTATTATTTAATTTCAAGATTAATCTTCCCTGGGGGTTTTTCAAATCAAAATCTATATAATCAAAAATATCAACAAAAACAAACTCACTTTTATTATATTCAAACTCTTCTTTCTTGCCATTGATATTTAGATATATCTTTTTATGTGAAGAATTTTTGTCTTTATCGTCCAAATTAAAATCTTTCGTCAAAATTACGTCATTATCTTTCAGTAAATAATTTTCATCAGCTTTTTCTCCATTGACATAAAGCTCTAAATTTGAATCCGTTAAATTCATATACTGAATCAAATCTCTTAGATATCCTATTTCTTTATATTCAATTTTATCCTCATCTTTTATTTTAATATTTTCTTTGATTGGTATATCATTAACTTTTACATCAGAAATCAAACTTATCTCCCTTTTATTTAAAGTTACCATTCTTCCCATTGGAATACAATCAAAAAGATATACTTCTTTTTTCTTGCCCTTCATACTTTTGGTAATATTTATTTCATCATTATTTCTAAGAACCGTATTCAAATTTGCAATTTTATCATTTACATATATAATCGAAGGAACGCCGGCTT is a genomic window of Acidilutibacter cellobiosedens containing:
- a CDS encoding VanW family protein; its protein translation is MEKTKIKNMLLIILGIIVIIFGIEFFVLYSKLNTKTIYEGVKINNYDVGNMNEEQALKFLQDKLEKQIEEKNMTLRYENKTYKIMLKDLEFNYDYKKGVEEGHNIGRSGSVLKRIRDIYDTKKHGAEIELQWTYNPQKIKKTVEGIAQAIDMEGKDADISFNGKNFSITEETTGRKVNTEKLIKDIENNMNDLKEITIDVEQSVPTKTKALLSRINGVIGEFSTSFKGSSRDRIENITISAKSINNKVIMPKESVSFNNITGPRDKKFGYKEANVIVSGEFTPGVGGGVCQMSTTLYNALVRADINIMERHHHSIPATYVNYGHDAAVSYGYLDLKFQNEFDFPIYIYTRVSGSRVYVYIYGDRNVKDYDIDLVSDPVEKVQAQEETVVDTSLKPGTKQLVQKGRNGYKVKTYKVVSKNGEVTKKELITSDFYTPKNYIYKVNPQKEDASNTFTEEESLDSSHIEEEIPEDQ
- a CDS encoding esterase/lipase family protein, coding for MDNPLIFIPGLFGSMGNDVIRGTGEFSFGLASKIYVPFIKTLLSMGYIENQSLFIAFYDWKNTCEFSSEKYLIPTIEKAKRISSSKKVNLICHSMGGLVARAYIQGKRYRNDVDKIIMIGTPNSGVVKSYYFWGGGKIPYFDLEENLLYKGFKAGLGIYFKIFKKMDYVNLLRETFPGVRDLLPSNEYGNYLILKGQEKDKFIPVRNMNSQNVFLNDLSKERLKNFETYLISGIGKRTSKYLTVEYDKYKNEWTDGKPEFALVTNLGDGTVTLNSSSAFCGEKIEIKGDHGDILCGSRDYISDILGKRRAAEIPTEKMECIYVLISSNINRADIAANMEDSKISTQFLEENHYLSFLYADKKEDFNIFLNPIKEKDARAVLIYIDNKNEIKILFNKNINKKVFLTKESLI
- a CDS encoding DUF2225 domain-containing protein gives rise to the protein MVDKTMIYEKKVKCPVCNKEFMTTKVKTSKLKLVKRDEDFLNYYKGEEHPLKYEVFLCPFCGYAAMEKRFDKIKPSGKSIILRNVTPKWHKRDLKPERSFEDAVNIYKLALYCGEIIKKSKVELGNICLRIGWLYRIQGIDNEEKRFLRYGRDLFEESYYKEDLRENGYDEVTLSYLIGELSRRLGENEKALNWFNTVFTVCRNNKNPVIEEMARDQWNLVREGRAQKANTTDNE